The Oscillospiraceae bacterium genome has a segment encoding these proteins:
- a CDS encoding sugar O-acetyltransferase, translating to MAMKDRMHTGALYLPGDDEIMDRQRLCLDRLYEFNHTRPSETDKRQALMKEMFAELGENCYIEPPFYSNFGGAHVHLGNHVYCNFAVTMVDDTHIYIGDNTMIAPNVTIATAGHPVLPELREYDYQYNMPVHIGRTCWIGAGAVILPGVTVGDNTVIGAGSVVTKDIPANVVAVGNPCRVLRPISDRDKKYYFRNHPIDHAQIAQDLEKNK from the coding sequence ATGGCAATGAAAGACAGAATGCATACCGGTGCGCTGTACCTGCCCGGCGATGATGAAATTATGGACCGGCAGCGGCTGTGCCTGGACCGTCTGTATGAATTCAACCACACACGACCCTCAGAAACAGACAAGCGCCAGGCCCTGATGAAAGAGATGTTTGCCGAACTGGGCGAGAACTGCTATATTGAGCCCCCGTTTTATTCTAACTTCGGCGGCGCCCATGTGCATTTGGGCAACCATGTGTACTGCAACTTTGCCGTTACCATGGTGGACGACACCCATATTTATATCGGCGACAACACCATGATCGCCCCCAATGTGACCATCGCCACCGCCGGCCATCCGGTGCTGCCGGAGCTGCGGGAGTACGACTACCAATACAATATGCCGGTGCACATTGGCCGTACCTGCTGGATCGGCGCCGGAGCAGTCATCCTGCCCGGGGTCACCGTCGGCGACAATACGGTCATCGGCGCCGGGTCCGTCGTTACCAAAGACATTCCCGCCAATGTAGTGGCGGTGGGCAACCCCTGCCGGGTGCTGCGCCCCATCAGTGATCGGGACAAGAAATACTACTTTCGGAATCACCCCATTGACCATGCCCAAATCGCTCAGGATTTGGAGAAAAACAAATAA
- a CDS encoding MFS transporter, with protein MKKPYQKTMYACFIGYIVQAIVNNFVPLLFVTFQTDYQVPLQKITLLITVNFLIQLCVDLLSAGFIDRIGYRASVLLAHGFAAAGLILLTILPDRTADPFVGILLAVVVYALGGGLLEVLVSPILEACPTDNKASAMSLLHSFYCWGQMGVVLLSTLFFSVFGIANWKALALVWAAVPILNGVLFATAPIYPLNPEGGAGLTLKELCRNKVFWLLMLMMLGAGAAENTVSQWASAFAEAGLGVTKTVGDLAGPMAFAALMGAARLIYGKWGHKLHLEKCMLGSSLLCVAAYLAIALVPDPRLALVGCAVCGFSVGILWPGTFSKGAAAIPKGGTVMFALFALAGDLGCSAGPTLAGMVTRVCDGNMRRGILAGIVFPLLLVLCLVFGKKRKAAAGNAQADTNRSHG; from the coding sequence ATGAAAAAGCCCTATCAAAAGACCATGTATGCCTGCTTTATCGGCTATATTGTGCAGGCCATTGTAAACAACTTTGTGCCCCTGCTGTTTGTCACCTTCCAGACCGACTACCAGGTGCCGCTGCAAAAGATTACCCTGCTGATCACTGTGAATTTTCTCATCCAGCTGTGTGTAGATCTGCTGTCTGCCGGGTTCATTGACCGGATTGGCTACCGGGCGTCTGTTCTGCTGGCCCACGGCTTTGCAGCTGCCGGGCTGATCTTGCTGACGATTTTGCCGGATCGTACTGCCGATCCGTTTGTGGGTATTTTGCTGGCAGTGGTGGTGTACGCGCTGGGCGGCGGGCTGTTGGAGGTGCTGGTCAGCCCCATTTTAGAGGCCTGCCCAACGGATAACAAAGCCTCCGCCATGAGCCTGCTCCATTCGTTCTATTGCTGGGGGCAGATGGGTGTGGTGCTGCTGTCCACCCTGTTCTTTTCCGTCTTTGGTATCGCCAACTGGAAAGCGCTGGCGCTGGTGTGGGCGGCGGTGCCCATCTTAAACGGCGTGCTTTTTGCCACCGCGCCGATTTATCCGTTGAACCCGGAGGGCGGCGCGGGTCTGACCTTAAAGGAACTGTGCCGCAACAAGGTGTTTTGGCTGCTCATGCTGATGATGCTGGGCGCCGGTGCGGCGGAGAATACCGTTAGCCAGTGGGCGTCCGCCTTTGCGGAGGCGGGGCTGGGGGTCACCAAAACCGTAGGTGACCTGGCAGGTCCCATGGCTTTTGCGGCGCTGATGGGTGCCGCACGGCTGATTTACGGCAAGTGGGGTCACAAGCTGCATTTGGAGAAGTGCATGCTGGGCAGCAGCCTGCTGTGTGTGGCAGCGTATTTGGCAATCGCGTTGGTTCCGGATCCACGGCTGGCGCTGGTGGGCTGCGCCGTGTGCGGCTTTTCGGTGGGTATTCTGTGGCCGGGCACCTTTAGCAAAGGCGCTGCCGCCATTCCCAAGGGCGGCACGGTGATGTTTGCCCTGTTTGCTCTGGCCGGTGACCTGGGGTGCAGCGCTGGACCCACCCTGGCGGGTATGGTTACCCGGGTGTGTGACGGCAATATGCGCCGAGGGATTTTGGCGGGGATCGTCTTTCCCTTGCTGCTGGTGCTGTGCTTGGTGTTTGGGAAGAAGCGGAAAGCCGCAGCGGGAAATGCGCAGGCGGATACGAACCGCTCCCATGGTTAA
- a CDS encoding inorganic diphosphatase, which translates to MNIWHDISPKRIRKDRFYAVIEIQKGGKNKYELDKETGMLKLDRVLFTSTHYPANYGFIPRTYASDKDPLDVLVLCSEQIQPMTIVECAPIGVLMMEDGGAKDEKIIAVPVNDPNYNCYTNIDQLPAHYFEEIKHFFEVYKTLEVSKSTSVLEVDDRAKAEEIIQSCMDEYIRKFQM; encoded by the coding sequence ATGAACATTTGGCATGACATCAGCCCCAAGCGGATCCGCAAAGACCGCTTTTACGCCGTAATTGAAATTCAAAAAGGCGGCAAAAACAAGTACGAATTGGACAAGGAGACCGGTATGCTCAAGCTGGACCGGGTGCTCTTTACCTCTACCCACTATCCGGCCAACTACGGCTTTATCCCCCGCACCTACGCCAGCGACAAGGACCCGCTGGATGTGCTGGTACTGTGCAGCGAGCAAATTCAGCCCATGACCATCGTGGAGTGCGCCCCCATTGGCGTACTGATGATGGAGGACGGCGGCGCCAAGGACGAAAAGATCATCGCCGTGCCGGTAAACGACCCCAACTACAACTGCTACACCAACATTGACCAGCTGCCCGCCCACTATTTTGAGGAGATCAAGCACTTTTTTGAGGTGTATAAGACCCTGGAAGTGAGCAAGAGCACCTCCGTGCTGGAAGTGGATGACCGGGCAAAGGCGGAAGAAATCATCCAGTCCTGCATGGATGAGTATATCCGCAAATTCCAAATGTAA
- the obgE gene encoding GTPase ObgE has protein sequence MFADIAKIKIKGGDGGAGAVAFHREKYVAAGGPDGGDGGKGGDVVFVVDDNLATLADFRYKRKYAAQNGEPGRGGRQYGRKGQDLEIRVPRGTVIREVQSGAVMADMSKTERFIAAKGGKGGWGNMHFATPTRQVPRFAKPGVPGEEWEVSLELKLIADVGLIGFPSVGKSSLISVVSQAKPKIGDYHFTTLVPNLGVVSMGAGNSFVLADIPGLIEGASDGVGLGHDFLRHVERCRLLVHLVDVSGHEGRDPIEDFDAINRELEKFNPELAKAPQIVAGNKIDMAEPEQIERLKAYVEAKGYDYYSICAPIQEGTRELMNAVWNRLQTLPPVKEYEPEEIPTELLVQNSTGFTITNPEPGYYLVEAPWFPKVLKGIDVEDYEALQYMQRVLEKSGVFEALRQRGIQEGDIVSLYDIEFEYIP, from the coding sequence GTGTTTGCAGATATTGCGAAAATCAAAATCAAAGGCGGCGACGGCGGCGCCGGTGCAGTGGCCTTTCATCGAGAGAAGTATGTGGCTGCCGGCGGCCCGGACGGCGGTGACGGCGGCAAGGGCGGCGATGTGGTCTTTGTAGTAGACGATAATTTGGCTACCCTGGCAGACTTTCGTTACAAACGGAAATATGCGGCCCAGAACGGCGAGCCGGGTCGTGGCGGTCGGCAGTACGGCCGTAAGGGTCAGGATCTGGAAATTCGCGTGCCCCGGGGCACGGTGATCCGCGAGGTGCAAAGCGGCGCCGTCATGGCGGATATGAGCAAGACAGAGCGGTTTATTGCAGCCAAGGGCGGCAAGGGCGGTTGGGGCAATATGCACTTTGCCACCCCCACCCGGCAGGTGCCTCGCTTTGCCAAGCCCGGCGTGCCCGGCGAGGAGTGGGAGGTCAGCCTGGAGCTGAAGCTCATTGCGGATGTGGGGCTGATCGGTTTTCCCAGCGTGGGCAAAAGCAGCCTGATCTCCGTGGTCAGCCAGGCCAAGCCCAAAATCGGCGACTACCACTTTACCACCCTGGTGCCCAATTTGGGCGTGGTGTCCATGGGCGCGGGCAACAGCTTTGTGCTGGCGGATATTCCCGGGTTGATCGAGGGCGCGTCAGACGGCGTGGGCCTGGGTCATGACTTTTTGCGCCATGTGGAGCGCTGCCGGCTGCTGGTGCACCTGGTGGATGTAAGCGGTCACGAGGGACGAGACCCGATCGAGGATTTTGACGCCATCAACCGAGAGCTGGAGAAGTTCAACCCGGAGCTGGCCAAAGCGCCCCAGATTGTGGCGGGCAATAAAATCGACATGGCGGAGCCGGAGCAAATTGAACGGCTAAAAGCCTATGTAGAGGCCAAGGGCTACGACTACTATTCCATTTGCGCGCCCATTCAGGAGGGCACCCGGGAATTGATGAACGCAGTGTGGAACCGGCTGCAAACGCTGCCCCCGGTGAAGGAGTACGAGCCGGAGGAGATCCCCACGGAGCTGCTGGTGCAAAACAGTACCGGCTTTACCATCACCAATCCGGAGCCGGGCTACTACCTGGTAGAGGCTCCCTGGTTTCCCAAAGTGCTTAAGGGCATTGATGTGGAGGACTACGAGGCGCTGCAATACATGCAGCGGGTGCTGGAGAAGAGCGGCGTGTTTGAGGCGCTGCGGCAGCGGGGGATCCAGGAGGGCGATATTGTCAGCCTGTATGATATTGAGTTTGAGTACATTCCGTAA
- a CDS encoding ribonuclease III, translating into MEVLNTDPRQLSPLNLAFIGDCVYEMQVRCHLVALANRPVNDLHRESVKFVSAKAQTAAFARMEPLLTEEELAVFKRGRNAKTGHQPKSATVGEYHCATGVEALFGYLYLTGQTERIEELFAIIFR; encoded by the coding sequence ATGGAAGTGTTGAACACAGATCCGCGGCAGCTAAGCCCGCTGAATTTGGCCTTTATCGGCGACTGCGTGTATGAGATGCAGGTGCGCTGCCACCTGGTGGCGCTGGCCAATCGGCCGGTGAACGACCTGCACCGGGAGAGCGTGAAGTTCGTCAGCGCCAAGGCCCAAACGGCGGCCTTTGCCCGAATGGAGCCGCTGCTGACAGAGGAAGAACTGGCGGTGTTTAAGCGGGGGCGCAATGCCAAGACCGGCCACCAGCCTAAGAGCGCCACTGTTGGCGAGTACCACTGCGCCACCGGGGTGGAGGCACTGTTCGGCTACCTGTACCTAACCGGTCAAACGGAGCGGATTGAGGAACTGTTTGCCATAATCTTTCGGTGA